The segment cacagtttgggataaataaagtaaatcttatcttatcttatttcatGTAAAGACAGGTCTGGATAAGGATTAGAGCTATGTAAAAAAtagtttaacattttttttaaatcttgtactttctttcacttttaatcaattaatttagtacagttaaaacattttttgcagtttttttgtattttttaatgacagtacttgaaaaatgttaaacatGAACCAGCAAAGGAGAACAGTCACCTTTCATTTTGAGCTTACAACACAGTGAGAAAAATGTGTACTTGACATAGTTATATATCCttttattaaatcttttttaagGTTGAGAATATTAagttttatctgttttcttcAGTGGTGTAAGTTTAACTACTCAGTAGTATAAACAACAAGaatgattcattttcatttatttttaatttttatgaacTCATTAATCTCCAAAtggggaggtgaactgacacttcTCCAGCtttacaaaataacaaaacGTGACCTCCTCAGAGTATTTAAACCCTACATGTGCAACCTACAGGAGTAACAGTCATCAAGTCATCAGCAGTACAggtgctcctcttcatcacctgctGTCTCCGggcctcagacaggaagtagtgcTCCAATGTTCAGCTCATGTCTGACCCCTAGAGTCAAGATATAGTTACTGCACCAGCATGCTAAGCATGTATttacaaacacacgcacgcacgcacgcacacacacacgcacgcacgcacacacacacacacacacacacacacacacacaggtttcaTTTTTTGGATTGGTGCAGAGCCTCAATAGTCAGAATCtaacaagaaaaacattcttCACATTAAAGAACTCATGAGATCATAAAGATGGCTTTAAATACATCATATGAGGAAGTGCTTCACTAGAGCTAacttaataaattattttattcatctctCGACAGTGTGGCAGAGGTAGAGCATGATACTGATCAAATGGTTTGATCCTCGTTTCCAGGAGTTTTTCCTCTGACAGGTCACTGAGGGTAGAAAGTCAGGTATAAATAATATAGTCAATAATAGATCGATCACATGCAGCTGCTTCTGTTTTTAGGTTTCATGGTGGTTGGCTGGCGTACTGTGATGcagtaaaacaaacatgttaatGCCGGTGCTAACACCTGTGTCTGAGCACTCATCTTGTGGCTGTTGGCAAACAGAGGTGTTAGCAGCTCAGGCAGCGCCAGGGACAAAAATAGCCTACTGACCTGGAGTCTGTTTGGGGTTTGCAGGATCTCTAACACAGGTTCACTCCGGGCCAAATGGCTTCCAACTCTCTTTGTCGGCCCTGTGATGACCTTATGACCTGACGAGGGTCCCACCTCTCACCCAGACTCCGCTTTAACAGACTCCAGCATCCTTGTGACTCACAACATGTTGCAATGACAGGCAGAAATAAAGCTTCCCGTTTTGACACTATGGCACTACCAACATCCTAAAACATCCCAACACGCTTCGCCCCTCCTGGCTGAAGTGACAGCTATCCATCCTCAGCTTGGTCAGGGAGTGAAACTGCAGAGAGGCCAGAAACCGACAAAGAAGACAACAAACTGGACTGTTTCTACCTGGTGATGGGGAAGAAACACCAGCTGGTGCACACTTCCATCAGCAGCATCAGGCTCTCAGATGCTTCTTTAATGTTCACAGCTGACAGAGGCAGGGTGCACCCTGAACAAATCGCCAGCTCAaagtcacacctacaggcaatttaaaGTGACTGAATCACCtagctgtatgtttttggaggtgggaggaagccggagaacacagagaagagcccacacagacacaggggaACACAGGAAGGCTTGGTTTTTGAAACCATCACCTTGGCAACAGTGCTAACCATGCTGCCCAGCTataaaatgtggttttatttattctaaaGAGGAATAAACTGCTGCCTCCAGACAGCTCACCTGTCTAAAAACACATACATGTCTCCTCAATGTGGACAAACGTGGAGTTGTTATGGCGGCGTCGTGTTTTTGTTGGTGCGTGGGTGCCGTTTCTAGCCTGTAACCCCACGGACAGACGGCTCAAACTCGTTATTTGAACACGTTATCCCCGTGTTTACACCGGCCGCTCCGGCGGGCCGTAAAGGGTTAAAGATCGTCCTCCAGTCGCAGCGTTCCGCAGGTTGCGCTGGCTCGCGCTCATATCGCTGCGCGCTGTGGATTGTGGGAGTCGGGGACTCTGCCCAGGCTTGTCACCGGAACACCGGAGCCGTCTCTCAGCCTGTCCTGTCCGTAAGTACCCGGCCGCCGTCCCACCGCCGTCGCTTCGCGTCGTGGCTCCGCTCGTCGCGTCGCTCCAGAGTTGTTTTTCCGGCATTGGAGGCCAAGCGCGGAGAGCGGGCTGCCGGAGCCGACAGGCCGGGAGGGGAGGGCAGGAGGCTCGGCCAAGCTACCTCCGCCGCTCCGCTGGTGTCTCCACCAGGAAGCAGCTCCCGGACGCGGAGGGACACAGCCCGCTTTAGCCGCCGTGGGTGCGGGTAGTGTGGCCGGAGGGAGGCGTGCTGTCGGTGTCTTGTCCTGGAGCGGGAATGCCCCCCCAGCTGTACCTACACCTGACCGGGGGGGAGACGTGTCGCAGCTCCGCTCCATAAGGCTGTAACGCCGCCGGAGCTCCGGCGCTGCGTGAAGTAGATCCAGTCCACTGGTGCAGACTATTCATGTGTGTTATAACAACAAGTCCAGTGACGACATTAGACGTTATTAAATGATATGAAGTCACCAACGCGTCCAGATGCTCACAGTGATGCAGCCTCAGGTTCATTCCAGTCTGGAAACCAGAACACAGAGAACTTAAAGCTGTGTTTGAATGAAATAGATCCATTCTGGGGGGCTGAATGAAGGGAATAAAGATTAGTCTAATAATAATGATCTCTAACGGGGACAATGATTTTCTACCTGTCTTGAAAGGATTCTTTACTTTGCTGGACAAGggcaagaaaaacattttatttctaaagatTTGCCACTCAATAAAATCTAATCTGGATAGAATAGATGTGTATAATCTATGTATCAAACTTCATGTATAAAGCACTTTTCATGCAAAGTGAGTAGCTCAAggtgctttacataaaaacaatacaaaaacagtttaccgccacacacactaatttaaaaacactgacaaggTCACAACAGAGGAAATCCTATTTTACACTTTCCACTTTGAAGTTAGGAAACACCAGAGAGAAGTTAATCGATGTGGAGTTAAAAGATgtaatttaaaagtaattttaaaaaaaagttagagGCCGGACTAAAGaggtaaaaataatcaaataaaattccattaaaaaaacagtctaacaaagtaaaataaataaatccgtgattaataaaataaataatattcaatAAGATATAATTCTAGACAGTATAGAAGAGATCACACAGTAACATCTTTACTGTCTCATAAAAAAACAGTAGTTTTGAGATAAAATCGAACTGCAGTGATGAATTTTAATGGTTTCTGAGTCAGatcctgaataaataaatatctgacATGTTTCATGTGGAATAACAGTTCTGCTGTCGGCGTTAGTGTAAAATAACGGCTGGATGTTTGAGATGTAAACCCTCATCAGCTGACTGTTTGTTTAGAACCAGCATTAATATCTTTACCAGGTTGTCCCTGACACCGGTTGTGGTCTCAGCACCATGTCCAGCCGAGGAGGAAAGAAGAAATCCACCAAGACGTCCCGGTCCACCAAGGCGGGGGTCATCTTCCCCGTGGGGCGCATGCTGCGCTACATCAAAAGGGGCCTGCCCAAATACCGCATCGGGGTGGGGGCGCCTGTCTACCTGGCTGCTGTTCTGGAGTATCTCACTGGTGAGATCTACATTGGGGGGGAGGGTAATATTTCTATTTCCTGTGCGTCTCACACTAATGAACGTGTTCTTCACCCCTCCAGCTGAAATCCTGGAGCTGGCTGGTAACGCAGCGCGAGACAACAAGAAGGGTCGCGTCACGCCGCGACACATCCTGCTGGCCATCGCCAACGACGAGGAGCTGAACCAGGTCAGAGGGGGTaatatttctgtttcctgtgcGGCGCGTTTGTGATCACATGTCAGCTCCGTCTGTAACAGATTGCAGCGCTGGAGAAACTTCCTGTTTtaatctgtcttcctgtctcaGCTGCTGAAAGGTGTGACCATCGCAGCAGGCGGAGTTCTGCCCAACATCCACCCGGAGCTGCTGGCTAAAAAGAGAGGCGCCAAGGGAAAGATGGAGGCTCtcgcaccccccaccccagagaAGAAACCCAAACCAGTCAAGAAAACAGCAGCCAAGAAAATGAGTGGCAAAAAGACAGGAGGGAGGGGGAAGGTATTGAACAGACCGCATGATTTatcaatacagtaatccctcgtttattcGCGCTTCAggatgcacggcttcacctcaccacggatttttagtaggtagtcacgtgacaccgtacagGCATGctattgataataataaaataaatagtttctcACTATATCGCAAAATTtagtttttcacaggtggtcttggaacgcattaaccacgagtaacgagggattactgtactgatATTAGCATCCAgttatatttgtcaggttattaaacccacagaactccatcaatcaaggatcaaactatccaagagaataaagaaaaatatcatcaaacacaagttagaacattaacttcgttcaaaacatttttctcaaagttaaaatgttctTAATTACTGCGTTGTGGGAAATGTcgttttttgtcaaagcacacttttgacctattttatttttagacactctgaccttttctgttctcgcgggccacatttggcccccgggccatgagtttgacacatgtgctctagatGGTCATCAGACGTTTTCAGTTGCGTGTGATGATTCCTGAAGGATATCACATGACTTTTACCGTGGAACGGTTTAttctgtctgaaaaaaaaaattgatggatGTCAGTGTTCAGGGGTTTACACGTCACCTTGTTTAGGGGAGGAGTCAAACACGAGTCAGGGCGGGGCCGTCCTGCAGATTGGGCGCTGAAGCGTCTGTGTCTCCACAGAAACGGGGCGAGGTGAGCAAGGCGGCGTCGGCGGACAGCACCACAGATGGATCCCCGGACAGCTTCACCGTCCTCTCCACCAAGAGCCTCTTCCTGGGTCAAAAGGTCAGCAGGAAACACATCAAACCTGAAAACTACACGTGTTTATAAAAGTCAACTCATTCTCTCATCAAATTAATCAATAATTTTCAATCAGATCATTATTGAACAGCTGCCTGTTTCGTTCCAAGGTTACATAAAGAGCTGGAATGTTAATTATaaggtgttttttattttattttacaggttTAAAACTGTTATTGATTAGCGATTATCACATCTCTCTTTGCTTAGCAACAGTAGTCACATGTGCATCCTTTTGCTGTGTTACCATAAAACTGTTCTCATTGAACTAAACATGGACACTAATTGGACAAAACTCATCAAAGCTCTGTTTTGTTGTAATAATTAAGCGTCTAGAGATTGAAGATCAGACGCTTTTAAAAATAGATCCTCGTCTGAAGCCCTTAAAGGCAGGGATGTTGTGGCTGACGCAGGAACGCAGGAGAGGCGGCGCTGCTTCCCTGAGCGGGGGATCTAATGTTTGAGCGGATGTGACGGATAAACCCTGATGGTTACCCTGCTGTCACTGGGGGGGCCGTCAGAGAACACGCATCAGTCCGATGGACTGAGTTAGTGTTTAAACACAAACGTGAACATTCTCCATACGTTTTCATCAGAGAGACGTGACCTGCTGCTAACAGCTGTGCATGCTACGCTTCATCACGAAAACACGATTTGCTGCTGACTAACCAAACCTGGCTTGATCAGAATCATTTGTTCTCGTGCTTCTTGCTCTCATTGGCTGCAGGTTCCCACCCGTCTCCACTTGTTTAGTTTAGTAAACCTGATTCAGTAGTTAGAACATCAGATCTGgagatacagtaatccctcgttactcacagttaatacgttccaggaaccacacgcaaataacgaattccgcgatatagcgacaaactattatttacggtaacttaaacatttatgaaccctcctcatactgatattaaaccttcttatatctgtattacctttacccacactctgatagactgtttaaagcacttttatattttttttaatacatggatgctgtcagccaatagcatgcgcttatggtatcacgtgactacctactaaaaatccgtgatgtgGTGAAGCCGTTgatcttgaagtgcgaataaacgagggattactgtatgttaaAATCAAATggtgagctgtgattggctgtttaaacacacattcactcattcTTCCCGGACCGTCAGCAGCGACAGGAGTCCGTCGAACGTCCTCTTCATCGGCGGAGTGTCTGCTTCGgttcagcagctgcaggaaTCACTGATGATGTTTCATCAGATAGATGTAATTTACCCCCCACTGATCAAGTTAATGAGCCCACAAATAGGAACGCTGGATGTGAGCAGATGTAATTATCACAAGTTTGTTTTGTGCCAGGATTCGGTTTCACTCTTCATCACTGCTGCGTCTCCATCGCTTCCACCCCCACTGCTTCATTTGAGATGGTTTTTCTTCAGTTTAATCTTTGatggagaaacagatgatgaaCAAGTGGTGGTTTCTGTTACACAGGAAGtggcttttactttgaaaggtcGTGACCTTTAGAGGGATACCTTGATGTTTTGACTTGACTGTTTCTGGCGTTGAAACTTGAAAAGGTGGTGCAGGAGAAAGCATAATGGGGTGGGGGTTGGTAcactcctgctgtgtgtgtgtgtgtgtgtgctgtgggcCACTGTTCATCCTTCCATCCTCCATCACCACGGTAACCACGCAGCCTTTAACTCGCCCCTAGGGATCAAAAAGTCAAGGTATCCACACGAGCGTGGTTTTAACGGCTTTGCTTCCTCCCCTCtatctctcgctctctcccccCCTTTGGCATGCCCCCACCTGTCTCctcccgctgccccccccccctccatccgcAGCTCAACCTCATCCACAGCGAGGTCAGTAACTTGGCTGGCTTTGACGTGGAGGGGGTCATCAACCCCACCAATGCTGAGCTTGAACTTAAAGATGATCTAGGtgagccccctcctctccaacaaccccccacccccctgtaCCCTCTGGTCCCAGCGAGGTATGGCGTTTAAAATCCCTGAATGTTCAGCTTCACACAGCTGAGAGCCGGTCATCAGATCACTGATCAGATCAATCGATCGGATCATCGATCAGGCCATTCAGTCAACCAGTTAAAACTGTTGCCGCGATGTTTACGCAGCATTTGAATCCGGTTGCCGTGGAGACGTACCCGGAGAGCCCAGCATCCTCCTCTTTGCTCCTTCATGCTGTCATTTAGGACAGACactgattacagtattttctgcactataaggcgcactggattataaagcgcaccttcaattaatggcctatttaaaaaaaaatcatacataatTCGGACTGGATTATtaaatgcactggattataaaatgcatctgagaagtttttaaaacgtttttcatttataaggcacattgTTTTATAAGAAATTGAGGGAATTGAAGgctttaggtgcgccttatggtgcggaaaatactgtaatcaataCAAACCAGCTCAAACACAACGGAATATTTTATCTCCTGGAAATAAAACGTCACATTTCTGTATTTACAATTTGACCTATGATGAAACGCGTGACGTTTGAGGCCCCCTGATAGACATGTCCAGACGGAGCCGTCATCCGTCGGTGAAACGATGGACCTCAAACGGTTCAAACTGAGTGACtgaatgacctctgacccctcctgGACGTTTTTGTGCTGCGTATGAATTCACAAAACAATTCCCAGCGACACATTCAGGGATTTCACCAAACCTCATGccggctcccccccccccgcggtGTCCAATGTTTTTCCATTCTGTGTCGCCTCCCTTCAGACGGCGAACGGACCTTCATGAAGATCCGTCTGTTTCAGGACAGTCGGTAAAAAGAAAGGAACCATCCCAGATTACAAAATACAGGaattggctttttaaaaaatcccgTTTTTACTTGAGAAATAATAACCGGTGTTTTTTGGAAATCTGGCTGACGGTGCTTCCGTCACACaagttacttcctgtttcctatgATGTCATCAGCCGTGAAGgagcacacactcactcctgtTCGCTCTTCTGTTCGATGCTCTTTTCCTCCCGGTTGTTTTCCCATCATTCACTGTGTTTTCACCACCGtgttgtctgcctgtttgtttgtttgtttgttgtttgttgtcatcTGTAGTTGCAAGTTGTCCAAGCCGACATCTCCATCGTGGAGAGCGACGCTGTCATCCATCCGACCAGCTCCTCCTTCTATACAGGTGGTGAAGTAGGTAAAGGagcatcgcccccccccccccatcggaGGACAACCGTCCCGTCTGTTCTGCACCGCAGCCTGTGGACGAACAGCAGCTTCCTTCCTCTCATTACCCAGAATTCTCTGTCACAACCCAGATCCCTGCTCCTTTGTGTTTGAAGGACCACTAATGGCGTCATGATGGAAATCAACTTGGAGAGGCCTGAAATGTGCAGCCTGGACTGTTTGATGAAAGCAGTGATGTGCCAAAACCGTTTCCACATTGGACAGCGTGCTGACTAAGCGTTTTCTGGTCTGATTTCAGTGACTCAGGAGTCAAAGTCCGCGTTAAAAATCGTTTGAGTCTGTTTGCAGAGTAAATAAATCTGCTGACGGATAGCTGCCTCCTCGGGTGTCTCAGGGTCCTCTCCTGACCCCAGCTTAAGAGTTTTCTATCTTACAGCACAGGATTATGGGAAAAATGGAGGCCTTTGGCTGAATTAGTAGGGATGCTAAGACAGGATTTGATTTGATGTGACTCTATTTCACGCAAGGAGGCAAACATTTCTCTGCTTTTTCGCAGATTGGCTAAAGTTAAACTTTTTGCCACTCTGACCACCCGTCCTGATCCATCCCATAATATGGTAATGAGCCCATGAAGTATTTACTTTGAGACTCATGGAGCTACAAGTCAAACCAGTCCTGTTCAGTTTTGTCAAACGACACGCCCTCCTCGATCAGCTGAGGTGCGGCTGCCATGGAAACGAACTgagctgcccccctcccccctcccttcagAACCACCAGGATTTGACAGTCCGGCTCCTCAGCTATTAGCATGTTTAtgaagccacttcctgttttctctgctgCGGGACAACAGATCACATGCCTCTTGTTTACTTTCTTCCGTAACCATGGAGACACTCTGGTTACAGCCACAAACCCCGACctgagtcacatgaccttcaCCTGACTGCAGTCAATGCTTCCTGTCTGAAGCAACGTTCACGTCTTTGTAAGTTGATTTTTCCCATCATGAGGTCGCGACCTGCAGCCGGGATGCGACGCTTTGTCACGATTGGCCCTCGTAGATCAGCCAATCCCACTGAAGGAAGCGTGCTACTCAAagtgtgacccccccccgtAATGTCGTACGCAGCAGCTGTGTGTCGGGTCCTGctttgtgctgctgtgtgtaGCCGCTCTGTTCACCGCGCTGATcgacttcctgtcatgtgacgtCTGTCAGCTCAGCTGCTCTGAAGTGATTTCACTCAAACGGCCCACTGGTGCTGCAGATCAATGGATTGTTAATCATCTAAAACTTCATGATGTTTTTGTCTGCTTGCTTGATTGGCTGTCCAGTAACCAGTTGGGTCCAATAATCTCTCTTCAGGAGGCTAATGCTACCGCTAACCTGTTCTTAAGACATTGACCCCTCTGGTCGGCTTGAAGCGCCTCCCCCTCCAGCTGTggcttctttctctgtctccgGGTGAATCCGTTTAAATCTGCAGTCGTCGGATGCAGAATCACCTCTTGCAGCATCAAAAACATCACATGACTTCAGCTTCCTGTCGGATGTTGCTCCTCCTCACGGTTTAGTTGGACGTGGAGCAGTTAGGGAGTGGAATTAAATATCCGGcaaatcatttatttccttAATTTAAACGACTCCAGCTGAGTCGCTTTGTAAAGAAGCAAccaaacatttgattttcttaattttatttagttttactcTTCCTGGTCTCATAAAGGAAGCAGCAGAGATTCAGAGAGAAGCCAGCTGAGATGATGCACAGCATCggtgtctgcctgtctgtctgtctgtctgtctgcctgcatgcccgtctgtctgtctgcatgacACCCCCCTCTCCTCTTTCCTGTCTGTCCCCCTCTGTAAAGGATATAACCcccccagacttccctctccgtTTCAGGTTGCGCTCTGGAGAAGAAGGGGGGGAAGGAGTTCACTGAAGCGCTGcaggagctgaagaagaagaacggCCCCCTGGAGGTGGCTGGAGGTAACTACACCAATCCAGAGCTGTGCTATCTGTTATCACCTAATAGATATTCATCCACTGCTGAAAATAGTCCCTATCGTATGTTTACTGCTGCTGGAGAAGACAGAACTAGTTCAGTAAAGGAAGCTGGATGTCTGTCTGTTCTGTCCAAGGTAGGAaagttctgattggctgagagccTCAAACACACATGGGACAGGAGGTTGGACCACAATGCATTGCTCCGTTTGGGACCGAACGAGAAGAACAGGCGCCTTTGGCCTGATGCTAATTTAACTGAACATCCACAGAATCTCTTCACACCCCAGACAGTTCGGTTGACAGCTGAGCTCCagatgcgcacacacacacacacacacacacacacacacacacacacacacacacacacacacacacacacacacacacacacacacacaccccgttCCCTTCCAAACCATAAAACAAGAACTTTATGGGACCTGTAATTaccatcttcctcaccacctccAGAGCTCACACGCAGCGCGAGCGGCTCTCAGCCCGCCGTGTGAAGTCCGTCCACCTTCTCTGTGCCATCTGGAAAGcagctcgtcttcat is part of the Antennarius striatus isolate MH-2024 chromosome 13, ASM4005453v1, whole genome shotgun sequence genome and harbors:
- the macroh2a1 gene encoding core histone macro-H2A.1 → MSSRGGKKKSTKTSRSTKAGVIFPVGRMLRYIKRGLPKYRIGVGAPVYLAAVLEYLTAEILELAGNAARDNKKGRVTPRHILLAIANDEELNQLLKGVTIAAGGVLPNIHPELLAKKRGAKGKMEALAPPTPEKKPKPVKKTAAKKMSGKKTGGRGKKRGEVSKAASADSTTDGSPDSFTVLSTKSLFLGQKLQVVQADISIVESDAVIHPTSSSFYTGGEVGCALEKKGGKEFTEALQELKKKNGPLEVAGAVLTGGFGLPAKYVIHCNSPGWGSDKCEEMLDKTVKNCLALADEKKLKSVAFPSIGSGRNGFPKQTAAQLILKAISSYFVATMSSTIKTVYFVLFDSESIGIYVQEMAKLETS